A genomic window from Cucumis melo cultivar AY chromosome 8, USDA_Cmelo_AY_1.0, whole genome shotgun sequence includes:
- the LOC127150544 gene encoding uncharacterized protein LOC127150544, translated as MSYRPSNFMETDDMFLQFEDDLDNNIAGGSSSVGDNTESSSQQTTPTPRRRAQSRLLELERHVAINGRISMTIAPGAEKPISPHAVRFSQAIGVCVRKTFPVRCLKWTDVGREYIEVVKGDLQRFFVLDFNDQAMNRFVEHQMLTTFKEFRADCHKHFKKYSDPEEARANPPNALVGRDEDWHFLCDHYISRAFQEQSRTNKAARQKQPYNHSSGSKSFLQRQHELAERRGQPVDRVELFRETHVRAGTFVSQAAEDAHNQMLELQSQPIPEGSQPLSEDEICDQVLGRRPGYSKGLGWGPKPKARRTASASSSSTSCSQSTQKEIELQAKLHEALERIEVQDRNHQALASQVEAMKKMIEDLTRAQQGPPHDP; from the exons atgtcatatcgaccatcaaattttatggagacggacgatatgttcctccagtttgaggacgatttagataataacatcgcgggagggtcatcatctgtgggcgacaatacgg agtcttcttctcaacaaacgactccgactcctaggagacgtgcgcagtctcgactcttggagttagagcgccacgttgcaataaatgggcgcatttcgatgacgatcgcccctggagcggagaagcctatttctccacacgccgttcgcttcagccaggcgataggcgtgtgcgtgcgaaagacatttcccgtccgctgtcttaagtggacggacgttgggagagaatacattgaggtcgtcaagggcgacctccag cgattctttgtgcttgatttcaatgatcaagcaatgaacaggtttgttgagcatcagatgctcacgacctttaaagagttccgggccgactgtcataaacatttcaaaaagtacagcgacccggaggaggctcgtgccaacccaccaaacgcattggttggacgtgatgaggattggcacttcctctgcgaccattatatcagccgtgcattccag gagcaatcacggacaaacaaggctgctagacagaagcagccttacaatcatagtagcgggtccaagtcgtttctacaacgacagcatgagctcgctgaaagaagagggcagccggtcgatcgtgtggaattgttccgggaaacacacgttcgagctgggacattcgtgtcgcaagccgccgaggatgcgcat aatcaaatgctggaactccaatcccagcctatcccagagggtagtcagccactctctgaggatgagatatgcgatcaggtgttgggtagacgaccaggctactcaaaaggccttggttggggacccaagccgaaggcccgcagaacggcaagtgcaagcagttcgtcgacatcttgttcacagtccacacaaaaagagattgaattacaagctaaacttcatgaagctttggaacggattgaagtacaagatagaaatcaccaagcattagcttcacaagtggaagctatgaaaaagatgattgaagacctaactcgtgcacaacagggaccaccacatgatccctag